The following coding sequences are from one Candidatus Bathyarchaeota archaeon window:
- a CDS encoding cysteine--tRNA ligase, which translates to MVLKLTNTMSGKKEVFKPLEKGRVKIFVCGMTDYDYMHLGHGRTYAFYDVLIRFLKFLGYKVYYIQNITDVGHIREDTGEDRVIRKAMEEKKDPMEIVDFYMRKHLEAADKLKLERPNILARATGHLIEIIEQVKALLKNGYAYEANGSVYFDVSKFKDYGKLSKRVPKELRAGARVKVHPDKKDPRDFALWIKAPKEHMLKWPSPWGLGYPSWHIEDTAIAMKYFGPQYDIHGGAIELAFPHHEAEIAQAEGTTGIKPYVRYWVHTGLLTINREPMSKSRGNYIKLSDALEEHSPEALRLWMASANYRKPLDYSKKDIEDAEKNVEKISNVLELIEEKSAKPSKKKPAFVKDIQRLEKQFIEHMEDDINTPHALATFWQLISLVNKKIDDNDYSKEDLETAKETIVKLGDFFQIISEKKEKIDEKIVTDLMDFVIGLRQKFRDKKDYETSDEIRRKLRELGITFEDTSGGVRWRIKARET; encoded by the coding sequence ATGGTGCTAAAACTTACTAATACGATGAGCGGGAAGAAAGAAGTCTTCAAGCCTTTAGAAAAAGGTAGAGTGAAGATTTTCGTCTGCGGAATGACAGACTACGATTACATGCACCTAGGCCACGGAAGAACCTATGCATTCTATGACGTATTGATAAGATTCCTGAAATTCCTAGGATACAAAGTCTACTATATTCAGAACATCACTGATGTTGGCCATATAAGAGAGGATACTGGAGAAGACAGAGTAATCAGGAAAGCCATGGAAGAAAAAAAAGATCCGATGGAAATTGTTGATTTCTATATGAGGAAGCACTTGGAGGCAGCGGACAAACTGAAGTTAGAACGGCCGAACATACTAGCCCGAGCAACAGGCCACCTGATAGAGATAATAGAACAAGTTAAGGCTCTGTTGAAGAATGGTTACGCCTACGAAGCCAACGGCTCGGTCTACTTCGACGTTTCTAAATTCAAAGATTATGGCAAACTGTCCAAGAGAGTCCCAAAAGAGTTGAGAGCTGGAGCCAGAGTTAAAGTCCATCCCGACAAGAAAGATCCAAGAGACTTTGCACTCTGGATTAAAGCTCCCAAAGAACATATGCTCAAGTGGCCTTCACCTTGGGGCTTAGGCTATCCAAGCTGGCACATTGAGGATACGGCGATCGCAATGAAATACTTTGGTCCTCAGTACGATATTCATGGAGGTGCTATTGAACTCGCTTTCCCTCATCATGAGGCAGAGATAGCTCAGGCTGAAGGAACTACAGGAATAAAACCGTATGTCCGATACTGGGTTCACACCGGCCTACTAACAATAAATAGAGAGCCGATGAGCAAATCTAGAGGCAACTACATCAAACTCTCAGACGCATTAGAAGAACACTCACCAGAAGCCTTGAGGTTGTGGATGGCATCCGCAAACTATCGGAAACCTCTCGATTACAGCAAAAAAGACATAGAAGATGCTGAAAAGAATGTGGAAAAGATTTCAAACGTCTTGGAGTTGATCGAAGAAAAATCGGCGAAACCATCGAAGAAAAAACCTGCTTTTGTAAAAGATATTCAAAGATTGGAGAAACAGTTCATAGAGCACATGGAAGATGATATTAACACCCCTCATGCCCTAGCCACTTTCTGGCAACTGATTTCTTTGGTTAACAAGAAGATAGATGACAATGACTATTCAAAAGAAGATTTGGAAACTGCAAAAGAAACCATAGTTAAGCTTGGCGACTTTTTCCAGATAATCTCCGAAAAGAAAGAAAAAATCGATGAAAAAATAGTTACAGATTTGATGGACTTCGTCATCGGGTTGAGACAGAAATTCAGAGACAAAAAAGATTATGAAACCTCAGATGAGATCAGAAGAAAGTTGCGAGAATTAGGCATAACATTCGAAGACACATCTGGAGGGGTCAGATGGAGAATCAAAGCTCGGGAAACATAG